Proteins encoded by one window of Rutidosis leptorrhynchoides isolate AG116_Rl617_1_P2 chromosome 7, CSIRO_AGI_Rlap_v1, whole genome shotgun sequence:
- the LOC139858599 gene encoding uncharacterized protein, whose product MGLNSLQVCMDSSDWFQGTIQDQETGIDSSSPSGLTDPMLACSRPLMERRLRPQHDQALKCPRCDSTHTKFCYYNNYSLTQPRYFCKTCRRYWTKGGTLRNIPVGGGCRKNKKVCSSSKKPTSATLNNNSNSKNNDNNNNIHHHHQNLHLINPNHNHNQNHQMIMNSTDLQLSYSEPTMQYSGSNLFGLGNSSNINIPSFMFENLNSNATRAIDFMENLGGNGGNQFMGMAGNGGYGSDMGGVNLIGQNYHGGNLCSPFGGMTLDSINNPFMERGLIAYNHEGNNHANEDHAISSIDVKPKLLALEWQDQNGASSGSGGGFVTGLGSTWGGIMNGYGPSTTNSLV is encoded by the exons ATGGGTTTAAATTCGCTTCAAGTTTGCATGGACTCATCTGACTGGTTTCAG GGTACAATTCAAGATCAAGAAACAGGAATTGATTCATCATCACCATCAGGACTCACTGATCCAATGCTTGCATGTTCTCGTCCATTAATGGAACGAAGGCTCCGGCCACAACACGACCAAGCTCTCAAATGTCCACGTTGTGATTCCACACACACCAAATTCTGTTACTACAACAACTACTCACTAACTCAACCTCGTTACTTCTGTAAAACGTGCCGCCGTTATTGGACTAAAGGCGGCACGCTTCGTAACATCCCAGTGGGTGGCGGTTGCAGGAAAAACAAGAAAGTCTGCTCGTCTTCCAAGAAACCTACATCCGCCACCCTCAATAATAACAGTAACAGTaaaaataacgataacaataacaatatacaCCATCATCACCAAAACCTACATTTGATAaaccctaatcataatcataaccaaaACCACCAAATGATTATGAACTCTACTGATCTACAATTGTCCTACTCTGAACCAACCATGCAATATTCGGGGTCGAATTTGTTTGGGCTTGGGAACTCAAGTAATATTAATATTCCTAGTTTTATGTTTGAAAATTTGAATAGTAATGCAACTAGGGCTATTGATTTTATGGAGAATTTGGGTGGTAATGGTGGGAATCAATTTATGGGAATGGCGGGAAATGGTGGTTATGGTTCGGATATGGGTGGTGTGAATTTGATAGGACAAAATTATCATGGTGGTAATCTCTGTTCACCTTTTGGAGGGATGACACTCGATTCGATCAATAATCCATTTATGGAACGAGGTCTAATCGCATACAATCACGAAGGAAATAATCATGCGAATGAGGATCATGCGATTAGTTCGATTGATGTAAAACCAAAGCTTTTGGCTTTAGAATGGCAAGATCAAAATGGTGCGAGTTCGGGTAGTGGTGGCGGGTTTGTGACGGGTCTTGGGTCAACATGGGGTGGAATTATGAATGGATACGGACCATCCACTACGAACTCATTGGTGTAG
- the LOC139859037 gene encoding uncharacterized mitochondrial protein AtMg00240-like: MTQRKYALELLYTAGILDEKPSNVSIDRNVKLTADACEILPDATLYRKLVGKLIYLTITDLKFYAQHLSQFSQAPRTTHLQALYKVLRYIKLCPAQGLNFPSKTNLILQAYCDSEWGTTQLQEA, encoded by the coding sequence ATGACTCAAAGGAAATATGCACTAGAGCTACTTTATACTGCTGGCATTCTAGATGAAAAACCATCTAATGTTTCAATTGATCGTAATGTCAAACTTACTGCAGATGCATGTGAAATTTTACCCGATGCAACTCTTTACAGGAAATTGGTTGGAAAACTCATCTATCTAACCATCACAGACTTGAAATTTTATGCACAACATTTAAGTCAATTCAGTCAAGCACCAAGAACTACACACTTACAAGCACTCTACAAAGTTCTGAGATACATCAAGCTTTGTCCGGCACAAGGGTTAAATTTTCCATCAAAAACCAACCTAATACTTCAAGCATATTGTGACAGTGAGTGGGGTACTACACAACTTCAAGAAGCCTAA